The genomic segment TAATAAATAATACTAAAAGTAATACAAAAAAATTCTAAAAAAAATATGCTGAATTATAAATAAAATGAAATAAAATATTAAATATTATGCAAGTTGTAGCAGATGTTGGAGGAATACCTGGAAGAGATTGTAACGGTTTTTGCAAATACTGTTACTTTAGAAAGGTAAAGGAAGTTAAGACCTTTGGCTGTGCACACTGTTTACCAAACAAAATTGGTTGTGAAAGATGCAGTAAAGGAGTTGCTGAATCACAAGGTGCCTTTAAAGCCCCATTTGAAGTGATAAACGAAGTGCAAACCGCTTTAATGATGGGAATGCCACAAGGTGAAGTGAGTGCATATATCAGTGGTGGAGGAGATATCAGCTGTTATCCACACCTGGAAACACTAACTGCCAACTTAAATCAGTTTTCAATCTCATCAGTACTGGGATACACATGCGGCAAAGGTATAAACGATTCAAACATGGCTACAAGATTGATAAATAACGGAGTTAAGGAGGTCTCATTTACTGTTTTTTCAACCGACCCTCAACTTCGAAGGGAATGGGTAAAAGATCCGAACCCTGACGAGGGCCTGAAGGCATGCCAGATATTTTGTGAAAATATTGATTTGACCGGAGCATCAGTAATCATCCCAGGAGTCAATGACGGAGATGTTTTAAGGCAAACCTGTAATTCCCTAGAGGAATGGGGTGCAAAGGGAATGCTTTTGATGAGATTTGCAAACACATTCAATGAAGGGTTGATTTTAGGCAATGAACCGATTATAAAAGGAATTGAATCACAGCCCGTAGAGGATTTTGCAGAACTTGTCAGACAGATTAACTCCGAGTATAAATTCAGAGTCAGCGGAACACCATTGTGCGATCCTGAAACCGGCGGCCCATTTGCAATAGCAAAAGATGAAAATGAAGTCTTCCTGCAATTCATCAAACCTGTTACCGGAGAGGCTACAATCATAACCTCAAAAATAGCCGAGCCATTCATTTCCAAAATATTCAAAAAAATTGAAGCTGACAGCGTCAATGTTGTTGCATGCGAAAAGGAAATAGCATGTCTGATAACAAAAGAAGATTTGGAAAAACTGGACTTATCCGAAATCAAGGATGCAGTGATATTGCCAGGCAGGTCATTTGTCCATCAGCTGGATGCGGAAAGAATTTTGAGTGCAGATGGTGTTGATAGAATCATAGGCCGTGGCCCGGATACATTAAGTGTTGATGGGGAACTAAGCATTGACATGACCGATGAGAATGTCATAGAAAGAGAACTTGAAGAGTTCAACGATTTGGTGGATGCAATCAACTTCTTTGGTATGAGAAGAATTTAAAAAAAAGAAAAGATTAGTTTGAATCCTCGACAAGAGAACTCTCACTATTAATTTTAACCAATATATAATCATACATTTTTGATTTTTTAATCTCGGAAATCTCAGATAATTTTTTACCGTCAATCACCACATTACCTATATCTTCTGCATAGGTATCATAATTCAGTTTTACACGAACACCATCCAATTGTGAAGTTACCGGAGTTGGAGAGATAACATCCTTAATTTCTCTAATTTGATTTTCAATTGCATTTTTAACAACAATGGATGGAACCAGTGGTGAATCTAGAGCCATTTCACGTTTTCTATCACTTAAAATTTGTTCAATGGTTTCAACTAACTTATCCAATGCACGTATATCCGGACCCCTTCTGAGTCTTCTTGGAATTCTACCAAGGCCCCCTACATATGCATCTGCTCCTGGAAGTTCGTTAACATCTATTTCAGGTGCACCTGTGACAATTACAGGTATATCAATATTATCATAAAGGAATGATTTTTCTTTAATACAATTTTCAAAACTGCCCAATACAAAAATAGCAATGTCATGCTCTTCAATCAAGTCTTTTTCTTCCTCGGTAATTCCGGAGGTTCCTTTACCGTCTCCACGAGCAAGACCTATCATGTTATCCTTTGCACCGAATTCACGCAAGTATTCAGAAATGTCACATGCAGCATGAGGCAAGTGATGTCTTGCAAGAGTAGGAGAGACGATTGCAATTTCAGAACCGGCCATTGGAGCAACGGATAGTTTTGCCAGCAATTCTTTAGATTTTTCTTCGATTTTGTCAACATCTTCCATTGGAACGGCCATATTCAATACCAATTCCATCTGTTGAACACTATCTTGAAGAATGAATCCTCCCAAATCTTCAATCAATTCTCTTATCTCTTCACTTTTGTGAACTCCACCAGTAAATAATAATGTTTCATACATTTTAACAACTCTCTAAAAATGCAATTATATAATATAATAATTTTTAATTCATATCTTATATTAAATTTTCTAAAATCGAATATCTCAGTTCTGCCTTTTTAAATGGATTTTTTGAAACTTCATTGTGTGATGGAATCTCAACCAGATTATCGGTTTCTGTAACCTTATCTTTTAAATAATCTGGATAAATCACATATTGGAAGTTTTCAACCACTATATCAAATCCCATATCCAAAACTATGTCCTTCAGGAATTCGGAATAAACCTTTACATTAATTCCCCTTTTAAAATCGGAATTCAGGTATTTTTTACAAATTTCAAAATCATCGAAATATGAAATTATATCCCCATCATCCAATTCATGGGATGTCAGCTTGGAAACCTGCTTTATGCTTTTAAAAATTTGTGAAGGAGTGTTGATTTTTACCCTAAGTGCAGGCATGTCCACCTTGCTTTCAGATAAAAGTATGGCCAAATCCCCATCTTCTGTTTGTGGAAACTTGTTTATCACATAATCGGTTATGCCCGCACATTTTACGATCTCTTCACACATTGGTGTTGTGACGATTTTCATAATAATATTATATAGTATCATTCAATATAAATTACTTCATGAAAGTTACATTGAGTTTTGAAGATACTGCAAGCAGTGACGTTTCCATTATGGTTGATGCCCTAAGGGCCAGTTCCACAATAACATTGGCCTTAAATAAATTCAAAAGGATAATTCCATGCTTTACCCCTGAAGAAGCCTTCGATTTAAAAGAAAAAACAGGAGGAGTTTTAGCAGGCGAACGTGGCGGAAAGCAAATTGAAGGATTTGACATTGGAAACAGCCCTTGCGGAATTAAGGATTATGAAAGTTCACATGACACGCTCATACTAACAACAAACAATGGAACAAGAATACTCGAAAACATGGACTCAAAAGTATTGGTGGGTTCCATGGTCAATGCAAAGGCGGTTGGCCTAAAAAGCATTCAATTGGCTGAAAGCCATATTGATGTGGTTATGGCCGGAGTAAACGGAAAGTTTGCAATCGAGGACTTTCTGGCTTCAGGCGAAATACTATACTGGATTTGTCAAAATCTGGATGAATATGAACTGAGCGAATACGCAAAGTCCGCAATTTTGGCAAGCAGAGACTATGAACTGGTAAAAGATGCTTTTTTAACATCCAGAACTGCCAAAAGGCTAATTGAACTTGACTACGAGGAGGACGTCAGACTTTGCATGATGAAAAACATAAGTGAAAATGTAGCCAGATATGATAAAAATGAATTAACTTTATATATCTAGATTTCATTAATATTATTAGAACAATTTTAAAGATGTGTTTTTTTGAAAAGGGAATGTTTAAAAATAATAGGTACTGCTCACGTTTCACAGGAAAGTGTGGACGAAGTAAAGGATGCCATATACGAATATCAACCGGATGTTGTTGCAATCGAGCTTGACAGAGGCCGATACACAAGACTGAAAGAGCAGATGATGGGCATTGAAAGAGATGACCCCATATCCGTAACCAACATCATCAAGGAAAATAAGGTTGGATTATTCTTCACAAGCACATTACTTAGTTACTTTCAATCAAAAATTGGAGCGGACCTTGATGTTGCGCCGGGTTCTGAAATGATTGGTGCAATTGAAGCCAGCGAAGATTTGGGAATACCAATTGCACTCATTGACAGAGATGTGAACATAACCCTGCAAAGAGCCTTGAACAAAATGGGATTTGTTGAAAAGGCAAAATTCATATTTGGTTTAATAGCTTCCGTTTTCGGATTGGATGATGAGGAAGATATTGACGTTGAAGAGCTGAAAAATCCGGAAAACCTTGATGACTTGATGGACATGTTCAAGGATGAGGCTCCAAGTGTTCATGAAGTTTTGGTTCATGAAAGGGATGCATATCTCGCAGGAAGCATTTTAAGAATCCCACAGGATCATGTGATTGCGGTCGTAGGTGCGGGCCACAAGCCAGGTATCGAAAATTATCTTGACAATCCGGAGACATTGCCTAATCTAAGAGATTTGGAAATAATCAATGATAAGAAAGGTATTCCATGGGCAAAAATATTATTGGGTCTGATTCCATTACTGTTTGTTGTGATATTTTTTCTGGCATATTTTAGCGGGATAAACATTACAGGAAACATCTTTGAATTCATTATAATCAGTATGATTATGGGATTTATCGGATCAATCCTTTCCGGTTCCAAACTCATATCTGCAATCGTTGGAGGAATAGTTGCGCCCCTGACCATCATTCACCCCCTGCTTGCTGCAGGATGGTTTTCAGGACTGTGTGAAGCAAAATTCAGAAAAGTCAGACCAAGTGACATTAAAAATCTGACAAAAATAGAAAGTTTTAGGGACTTATGGCAAAACAACATATTCAGAATACTCCTTGTGGTAATTGGAACCAATTTAGGAGTCAGCATTGCAACTTTAGTTATCTTACCTTCCCAAGTATTCATACCATTATTCATGAGAATATTCGGAGGATAGAATACTTTTATATAATCATATTTATAATATTTATAATTACTATTAATTTTAAATGGAAAAATTATCATGTATCTTATATTTCGTTGTGACTGTGGAAGGGCATTATACGCCAAGGAAGGCGTTGCTACACGCAAATGTGTTTGTGGAAAGACATTGAAAGTTAAATCAAGACGTATTTTTCAAAAAGTAGCAACCAGAGAGGAAGCCTCTCTTGCAGTACAGCAAATGCAGGATAAAATATACAAAAACACAGGCTTTATGAGAGCCAGTGATTTGTAATTAGTTTTAATGGTTTGTCAAAAATGATTGGAACGATACTCAAAATAATTATTATATTAATTTTAATATTTATCAACGGATACTTATCTATGGCGGAACTTGCCGTTGTTTCCGTTAGAAAATCGAAAATGCAAAAATATCTTGATGAAGGAAATAAAAAAGCTGAAATCGTAATGAAATTAGGTGAAGACCCTAACGAATTTTTATCAACTGTACAAATTGGAATTTCTCTTACCGCAGTTTTAACTGGTGCATTTGGTGGGGCCACACTGGCCGAACCTCTTGCAAAGCTAATTTCATTTATCCCTTATAGTGAACCTATTAGCTTAATTGTGGTTGTTATAATAAGTACATACCTAACACTGGTTATCGGCGAAATCGTGCCAAAGGTCATTGCATTAAATGACCCTGAAAGAATATCCCTTCAAGTTGCAAAATATATGGAAATTCTCTCAATAATTTCAAGACCTATAAGTTTCATTCTTGCAAAATCAAGCAGTTTCCTTTTATGGTTAATGAGAATTGATCGCAGAACAGATGATGCTGTTACTGAAGAGGAAATCGAACTTATGATTAAGGAAGGAAGAGAAGATGGAACTATCGAACAAGAGGAAGAAGACATCATCAAAAGGGTTTTCAAGCTCGATGACCAAAAAGTCGAAAGCATCATGACCCCCCGTAATGAAATCATTTGGATTGACCTTGAAGATGAAAGGGACATCAACAAGATTAAAATCATTGAAAGTAAAAGGTCAATATTTCCAATTGCCAGTGGTGAATTAGATGATTTCATAGGTGTTGTTCAGGCCAAGGATATTCTTGCAGCACTATTTAACGATGATGAATTTGACATTCATAAAATTGTCAAAGAACCATTGGTAGTTTCAGAACACCTTGAAACTTTGGAACTGCTTAAGGAATTTAAGGAAAACCAGGAATATGTACACATGTCACTTGTTGTTGACGAATTCGGTAGCGTCGAAGGGTTAATCACTTTAAACGATTTACTTGAAGGTATTGTTGGAGACATTCCTGGAATTGATGAGGAAGATGAACCTAAAGCAACTCAAAGATTAGATGGAAGCTGGTTAATAGATGGAAGATATCCAATTGATAAATTCAAAGAACTATTTGAATTCAAAGATAAATTACCTGATGAAGAAGAAGACAATTACACCACACTTGCAGGATTTATCTTAAGCCTAAGCGGTACAATACCTGATGAAGAAGACAAATACGAATGTGGAAGATTTATCTTTGAAATAATCGATATTGACGGACACCAAATCGACAAAGTTCTCGTGACCGATTTGGGTCCAGAAGAACCAGTGATAATAGAGGAATAAAAAATGGACGCAGGAATAATAATTCAAATTGTATTACTGCTTGTGGGATTCGTATTTTTAATAAAAGGATCCGACTTTTTTGTTGATGGAGCAAGTAGCATTGCGGCAATTCTTAAGATACCTACAATCATTGTTGGTTTGACAATTGTTGCATTCGGAACAAGTGCTCCCGAAGCTGCAGTATCAATTACTTCATCAATAGTGGGCAACAATGCAATGGCTGTCAGTAACGTTGTTGGAAGTAACCTCTTCAATATGCTGATGGTAATCGGTATAGCTGCATTGATGAGTAATTTATTAATGGAAAAAAGTGTTTTAAATAAGGACTTGCCTTTCCTTGTTGGAATTACCGTATTATGGGCAATATTTCTTGTAATAGGATGGGACATCTCAGCCATTGAAGGAATCATCTTACTCGCACTCTTAGTGATTTATGTAGTCTACCTTATTAAAGATGCTAAAAAGTCCAGTGATGCAAATTATGTTGAAAAGCCAAAATTGACAACACCTAAAAGTATAATCTTCATTCTTGTGGGACTTGCAGGAATCATAATAGGTGGGGATTTGGTAGTTGACAGTGCCTCAGCAATAGCAATCGCCCTTGGAATGAGTGAAACCCTTGTTGGTTTGACCATTGTTGCAATCGGTACATCATTACCTGAACTTGTTACCTCAATTACCGCTTTAAGAAAAGGTGAAAATCAATTGGTTATAGGTAATGTAGTTGGTTCCAACATATTCAACATATTATTCGTACTTGGGGCAAGTAGTGCAATAAGTCGAATACCTCTCGACTCAAGCATGTTAATAGATGTACTATTTATGGTAGCAGTAACAGTATTATGCTTCATATTTGGTAAAACCCAAGAAAAATATGATAAAAAAGAAGGTATTATATTAATAATACTATTCATTGCGTATATGGCATTCGCAATCCTTAGAAATTAAATCTTTTAACTCACAAGCCTTACAGATATTAGATGAAGTCGGCTCACCACAGACTTCACATTCGTTAAGGTTTGTGTTTATATCATTTTCAAAATTCAAAATCTGTTTGAATGACTCCATCACATTAACCTTGACACCGGGATGCTGATCTTCACTGACATTTAAAAACTCCTTGATTTTTGCCCTAAGTGACAAATGGGAATAAGGACACTCATCTAGATGTATGTCAATATCATTAATTACAGCCCACATGCCGACTTCCTTTTCGGGAGTGTTCCACAACGGCTTTATTCTTGGAACGAGTTTCGGATGAATAACATCAAGTTCAGGCCCAAATTTGGAGAATTTGATAGTATCTCCACGTGCAAAGCTCATTAAGAATGACTGAATCTCATCATCCAAATTATGTCCGGTTGCAATCTTAACCGCACCAAGTTCATAGGCAGTTTTATTTAAAATGTTACGCCTAAACACCCCACATGGGATGCATGCGCTTTTAAAATTAGAATAGATATCATCCAATGCAAAACCCTCTTCGGACTTGAATGATTTTTGAACAAGCTCAATATCCAAGTCCTTTGCATTTTTAATGGCAGAATCAATACCGTGTTGCCTGTAGCCTTCAATACCCTCATCAACACTGATGGCAACCAAATCAAAATCAAGGTATTTTTGATAATTTTTCAGTGCATGCAATGTCAGTACACTGTCCTTACCACCGGACAATGCAACGGCTATCAATTCACCTTCCTTAATTAATTGATAATCATCAATCAGATTATTGATTCTTGTAAAAATCTTTTCATTGAATTCATCTTTGTTTAATTTCACCATTACTAAATTAATTTATACAATAATAAATAAATAATTTTCTTAGGTGAAAATTATGATTACTTGTGATTTTGCAATATTGCCAGTAGGTACAGAAACTACAGAATGTAAAGACTATGTAACCGCAGCCGTACAGTCAATAAAGGATTCCGGTCTGAGTTACCAGTTGACAGGTATGGGAACACAGATTGAAGCAGAAAATCTAACAGAATTGTATGCTGCCATAGCCAAAGCCCAGGAGGCAGTGTTTGACGTTGGTGTTGGCAGGGTCTATACAGTTATAAAAGTAGATGACAGAAGAGATCTGGAAAACAGAACTTTGGATGCGAAAGTGGATACGGTTGAAAAAATGTTAGAATGAGTTAGAATTTAATCTAACTCGTTAGAAGCAGTTTTTACAGCTTCAATAACTAAATCCAAATCTTCTTTTGTTAAATTAGGATGAACAGGTAGGGAAATCACATTGTCTGCTGCAAGTTCTGCATTTGGACAATCCCCTTCAAATCCGAGAATTTTATAGATTGGCTGATTATATAACGGAATAGGATAATGAATTCCTGTTCCAACACCGCACTCATTGATTATGTCAACCCAATCATCACGGTCTCCTTTTTCAACACGGATTGTGTATTGGTGATATACATGTTTTGAACCGTCAGCACAGTAAGGAGTAATGACTCCGTCAACATCCTTCAATCCTTCGTTCAAGTAAGCCGCATTTTCTATTCTTTTGTCATTGAATCCGTCTATTTTATCCATTTGTGCAAGACCTATCGCTGCTGCGATATCAGTCATTCTAAAGTTGTATCCTATTGCATCATGATGATATCTGACGCTTGCCCCATGTGCACGGAATATTTTTGCTTGTTCGGCCAAATCCTCATCATCGGTGGTTATTATTCCACCTTCGGAAGTTGTCATGTTTTTGGTTGGATAAAAACTGAAGCATGCCATGTCACCCATACTTCCAACCTTTTGACCTTTGTAGGTTGCACCATGAGCCTGTGCGGCATCTTCGATAACGATCAAACCGTATTTTTCAGCAATTTCATTAATTCTGTCCATGTCAGCTGATTGGCCGTATAGCTGAACAGGTAAAATAGCCTTGGTATTTTCAGTTATCAAATCTTCAATTGAGTCAGGGTTTAAAGTGTAAGTTTTTAAATCAATATCTGCAAATACCGGTTTTGCACCAGTATAAACGATAGAATTCCCACTTGCAATGAAAGTGAATGGAGTTGTGATTACCTCATCGCCTTCACCGATACCGCATGCAAGAAGTGCTGTATGCAATGCAGCAGTACCTGAGTTTACGGCAATACCGTATTTTGCTCCAACCCATTCAGCAAATTTTTGTTCAAACTCTTCAACTTTAGGTCCTTGAGCAATCATACCGGATTTTAAAACTTCAACTACATTTTCTATTTCTTCATCACCAATTAATGGTTTTGCAATAGGAACTTTAATATCTGACACATTTATCACCAAATAGATTATTATACTATAATATTTAAATCTAATAATATTTAAAATATTAGTTATTAAGAAAAACTACGAGTGAGAAGTAATGGAAGAATATAAAATAAAAACTATAGAAGAAGGATTGACAAAAATTGAATTTCCGGAATTTGAAAAGGTTTCATCCGCCGCACCGGTTTTTTATAATCCCCATATGGAAATGAATAGGGACCTGTCTATTCTTGCAATCCAGGTTTTCCAAAAACAAGAGGACCGTGAAATCAATATCTGCGACTTGTTCGGAGGAAGCGGAATTCGTGGAGTAAGATATAAAAACGAAATCGATGGTGTCGGCGAAGTTGCCATAAATGACATTAGTGAAACCGCCAATCATTATGAACGCCACAACATTGAATTGAATGGTTTGAGTGATGTTGAAGTGTATCAGCATGACGCAAGCATGTTCTTAAGGATGAAACGTGGTGAATTTGACGTGATTGATATTGATTCTTTTGGAACCCCTTCTCCATTTTTAGATTCAGCAGGATATTGCGCTCGTAGAAATTCACTTTTATGCGTTACTGCAACCGACACCTCAGCATTGTGCGGAACCTATGAGGAGCCATGCATTCGCAAATACAATTCCAAACCTTACAAAAGTGAATACTGCCATGAAAACGGTATCAGAATTTTGGCAGGTTTTGTTGCACTTACACTTTCAAAGTATGCAAAGTACATTGAAGTGAAAATGTCACACAGTACTGAACATTATATGAGATTATACCTAGAAATTAAAAAGGGTTCAAAAAGAACAGATGAATCTTTAAAAAATTTAGGATATATAAGTCACTGCAAACACTGCCTGCACAGACAGACAAGCCATGGTTTGGCCAGTCCAATTGATGAAATATGTCCTGTTTGCGGTGAAAATTTAACCCATGCCGGACCTCTGTGGCTCGGAAGTATTCAGGATGGCGAATTTATTCAAAAAATGATTGATGAAGCTGAAAATAAAAAGATAAATACTGAAAAGGAAGCTTTAAAGTTATTGAACAAATGTCTTGTTGAAGCTGATGCCCCTGTAAGCTTTTATGATGTTCACAGCATATGCAAATCTTTAAAAGTCAGTGCACCAAAATTTGACTTAATTTTAAATGAACTTGAAAATAATGGATTTAAAGCTATAAGAACCCATTTCAATCCAATTGGCATTAAAAGTGATGCAGGCATCGAGGATATTAAAAAAATTTTGGAAAAATTAAATGAAAATTAAAAGTATTACACTGTTATAACAAAAATTTATAAAAAAACATAAAAAATAAGTTGCATTGGCAATATTTAATCAAATTTTTTAAAAATTATGGCAAGTAAAAATTACAATTAGTACAATATGCAAAAAATTTTAAAAAAAAATATCAAAAATACAACAACTTTTATATAATATGAAAACCTTACTATATAGCATATAGTTAATAATATCAATTAACTAAAATTTAAAAATATAATTAAGGAGTTTTCAAATGGTAAAGACTAAAGATAATGTCGTCAAACTTGATGATACTGATATTAACATCCTTAAAATTATCAATGAAGATGTAAGAACATCTTACAGACAAATTTCACGCAGTTTGGATGTGTCTGTAGGAACCGTTCACAATCGTATTGATAAGATGGTAAAATCTGGAGTAATCAAAAAATTCTCTCCAGTAATTGACCATGAAAAATTAGGTTTTGTTTTAACTACAATCATCGGAGTTAGAGTAAAAGGCGGAAAACTAAAAAATTGGGAAGAAAAAACTTTCTTCAATAAAAATGTTGTTGGAATTTATGATGTGACTGGAGAATATGATGCATTTTTAATTGCAAAATTCAGAAACACCAATGAATTAAACGCATTCATTAAAGAATTATTAAAAGACCCAATTATAGAAAGGACATATACTCAAACTGTTCTTGATGTTATTAAAGAAGACATGGGATCTTCCAACATATTATAACTTTTTTTTCAAAAGTAGTTCAAACTACTTTTTTATTTCTTATTTTTTATCAAAGTGTATATTTTATACTTAAATATATAATAAATATTACAATGTTATATTGACCTTACAAAACTGTCAAATAATCATTTAAGTATATAAATGAAAAAATACAATATTAATAATATTTAATTATTAAAACGAGGTTATTAAATTGGCAGTTTGCTTACCCGATACTCAAGACGACACTCCAAGTGTGCCCATAAAATTAACCAGAGTGGGTGTCACCGGAGTAAAAAAATTATTACAACTAGAAAGAAAAAATAAAAGACCTATAATTTTACTACCTTCTTTTGATGCATTTGTAGATTTACCAAGTGATCAAAAAGGAGTTCATATGTCTAGAAACCCGGAAGCCATTAGTGAAGTCCTCGAAACTGTAGCTAAAGACTCTACCGTAGATGTTGAATCATTATGTGCAAAAATCGTTGACAAAATGATGACCAAGCACGAATATGCAAGACGTGTTGAAATCTCAATGACAACCGATTTTATGTTCATGAAAGAATCACCAGTTACCAAAAATAAAACTCAGGAAATGGCCCAATTGAAAGCAAAAGCAATTGGACTTAGAGATGATGACGGTAACGTGACTATCAGAAAAAGCATAGGTGCGGAACTTATTGGAATGACCGTTTGTCCATGTGCACAGGAATCCGTAAGGGAATCCGATAAATTAAAATTATTAGAATTCCTTGATGAAGAAACTACACAAAAAGTTTTAGATACCGTGACATTTGCTTCTCACAATCAAAGAGGAATAGGAACACTCTTAATCGAAGTTCCAGAAGACAAAAGCGTTAAAGCTGAAGACTTGATTGAAATCATTGAAACTTCAATGAGTTCACCTGTATGTGAATTACTTAAAAGACCTGATGAAAATGCAACCGTAATGAATGCACACAGAAAACCTGTATTCGTTGAAGACTGCGTCAGGAACATGATGGAAAAAATTGTAAAAAAATATTCCGACTTCCCAGACGATACATTAATTACAGCACGCCAAGAAAATCAAGAAAGTATCCACAGACACAACGCATATGCTGAAAAGGTCACTACACTTGGTGAGTTAAAAGAAGAATTAAATATCTAGGGATGACTTTAATGAAAAAAACTTATGAAATTGCAGGAGAAGTAATGGGATTTTTTAATTCATTTAAAGGATCAAGACCTGCAATAGATAATGAAAGAATACTTATTGTCAGAGGAAGATCCAGAAAAGTTCTGCCATTAGATGAATTTGAATCCAAACTATTGGAAATCGGAGAAATCCTAGGCGGAAAGGAACTGGATGCAACTTCCGAAAAAATTTCAAAAATCCTGGAAATCGGTGATAAAAACATTAAACGAAGTGAAGTGTCAACCAACAGTGTGGACAGCAAAGGATTCATTAGGATGAAAGAGGAACTGGAATCAATGGGCCTTGTTGTTGCATATAAAGTGTTTGAAGTTCCTAAATTCGATGTTATTATTGCAATCTGGGAAGACAAAAACGAGATACCTCCATTATATGTGGAAGTTACCGTTTCAGAACATGACGATTAAGCATGACATCAAAATTAACCAAAGAAGATATTCTCAAGGTATTGACTGCCCAAGATAGCGAGATTATAAGCTATATGGCAGAAACCGTCAAATACCGAGAGAATCATCTTATTACTTATTCTAAAAATATTTTTATACCATTGACTGAAATCTGCAGAAACGATTGC from the uncultured Methanobrevibacter sp. genome contains:
- a CDS encoding DUF1922 domain-containing protein, translated to MYLIFRCDCGRALYAKEGVATRKCVCGKTLKVKSRRIFQKVATREEASLAVQQMQDKIYKNTGFMRASDL
- a CDS encoding methanogenesis marker 7 protein; this encodes MYETLLFTGGVHKSEEIRELIEDLGGFILQDSVQQMELVLNMAVPMEDVDKIEEKSKELLAKLSVAPMAGSEIAIVSPTLARHHLPHAACDISEYLREFGAKDNMIGLARGDGKGTSGITEEEKDLIEEHDIAIFVLGSFENCIKEKSFLYDNIDIPVIVTGAPEIDVNELPGADAYVGGLGRIPRRLRRGPDIRALDKLVETIEQILSDRKREMALDSPLVPSIVVKNAIENQIREIKDVISPTPVTSQLDGVRVKLNYDTYAEDIGNVVIDGKKLSEISEIKKSKMYDYILVKINSESSLVEDSN
- a CDS encoding TraB/GumN family protein, giving the protein MKRECLKIIGTAHVSQESVDEVKDAIYEYQPDVVAIELDRGRYTRLKEQMMGIERDDPISVTNIIKENKVGLFFTSTLLSYFQSKIGADLDVAPGSEMIGAIEASEDLGIPIALIDRDVNITLQRALNKMGFVEKAKFIFGLIASVFGLDDEEDIDVEELKNPENLDDLMDMFKDEAPSVHEVLVHERDAYLAGSILRIPQDHVIAVVGAGHKPGIENYLDNPETLPNLRDLEIINDKKGIPWAKILLGLIPLLFVVIFFLAYFSGINITGNIFEFIIISMIMGFIGSILSGSKLISAIVGGIVAPLTIIHPLLAAGWFSGLCEAKFRKVRPSDIKNLTKIESFRDLWQNNIFRILLVVIGTNLGVSIATLVILPSQVFIPLFMRIFGG
- the comB gene encoding 2-phosphosulfolactate phosphatase; the encoded protein is MKVTLSFEDTASSDVSIMVDALRASSTITLALNKFKRIIPCFTPEEAFDLKEKTGGVLAGERGGKQIEGFDIGNSPCGIKDYESSHDTLILTTNNGTRILENMDSKVLVGSMVNAKAVGLKSIQLAESHIDVVMAGVNGKFAIEDFLASGEILYWICQNLDEYELSEYAKSAILASRDYELVKDAFLTSRTAKRLIELDYEEDVRLCMMKNISENVARYDKNELTLYI
- a CDS encoding hemolysin family protein codes for the protein MIGTILKIIIILILIFINGYLSMAELAVVSVRKSKMQKYLDEGNKKAEIVMKLGEDPNEFLSTVQIGISLTAVLTGAFGGATLAEPLAKLISFIPYSEPISLIVVVIISTYLTLVIGEIVPKVIALNDPERISLQVAKYMEILSIISRPISFILAKSSSFLLWLMRIDRRTDDAVTEEEIELMIKEGREDGTIEQEEEDIIKRVFKLDDQKVESIMTPRNEIIWIDLEDERDINKIKIIESKRSIFPIASGELDDFIGVVQAKDILAALFNDDEFDIHKIVKEPLVVSEHLETLELLKEFKENQEYVHMSLVVDEFGSVEGLITLNDLLEGIVGDIPGIDEEDEPKATQRLDGSWLIDGRYPIDKFKELFEFKDKLPDEEEDNYTTLAGFILSLSGTIPDEEDKYECGRFIFEIIDIDGHQIDKVLVTDLGPEEPVIIEE
- the mmp10 gene encoding methyl coenzyme M reductase-arginine methyltransferase Mmp10 (Mmp10 (methanogenesis marker protein 10) is a cobalamin-requiring radical SAM methyltransferase that creates the methylarginine modification to methyl coenzyme M reductase.) encodes the protein MQVVADVGGIPGRDCNGFCKYCYFRKVKEVKTFGCAHCLPNKIGCERCSKGVAESQGAFKAPFEVINEVQTALMMGMPQGEVSAYISGGGDISCYPHLETLTANLNQFSISSVLGYTCGKGINDSNMATRLINNGVKEVSFTVFSTDPQLRREWVKDPNPDEGLKACQIFCENIDLTGASVIIPGVNDGDVLRQTCNSLEEWGAKGMLLMRFANTFNEGLILGNEPIIKGIESQPVEDFAELVRQINSEYKFRVSGTPLCDPETGGPFAIAKDENEVFLQFIKPVTGEATIITSKIAEPFISKIFKKIEADSVNVVACEKEIACLITKEDLEKLDLSEIKDAVILPGRSFVHQLDAERILSADGVDRIIGRGPDTLSVDGELSIDMTDENVIERELEEFNDLVDAINFFGMRRI